The following coding sequences are from one Lolium rigidum isolate FL_2022 chromosome 6, APGP_CSIRO_Lrig_0.1, whole genome shotgun sequence window:
- the LOC124662091 gene encoding bidirectional sugar transporter SWEET6a-like: protein MVSADVARSVVGIVGNVISFGLFLSPVPTFWGIIKKKDVEEFSPVPYLATIFNCMLWVFYGLPLVHPNSTLVITINGIGLAIEAAYLVTFLLYAPNRKRLWVLAVLAAEAVLMAALVTGVLLGAHTHDRRSMIVGILCVIANTCMYLAPLSVMGKVIKTKSVEYMPFYLSFVGLLNGGCWTAYALIKFDLYITIPNGLGVLFSIAQLILYGCYYKSTPKKAKNVELPTIADKTLSTNV from the coding sequence ATGGTGTCCGCGGACGTGGCCCGGAGCGTCGTCGGCATCGTCGGCAACGTCATCTCCTTCGGGCTCTTCCTGTCGCCGGTGCCGACGTTCTGGGGGATCATCAAGAAGAAGGACGTGGAGGAGTTCAGCCCGGTGCCGTACCTCGCCACCATCTTCAACTGCATGCTCTGGGTCTTCTACGGCCTCCCCTTGGTCCACCCCAACAGCACGCTCGTCATCACCATCAACGGCATCGGCCTCGCCATCGAGGCCGCCTACCTCGTCACCTTCTTGCTGTACGCGCCAAACAGGAAGCGCCTCTGGGTGCTCGCCGTGCTCGCCGCCGAGGCCGTCCTCATGGCCGCCCTCGTGACCGGCGTGCTCCTCGGAGCCCACACGCACGACAGGAGGTCCATGATCGTCGGAATCCTCTGCGTCATCGCCAACACCTGCATGTACTTAGCCCCGCTCAGCGTCATGGGCAAAGTTATCAAAACCAAGAGCGTCGAGTACATGCCCTTCTACCTCTCCTTCGTCGGATTGCTCAACGGAGGCTGCTGGACGGCCTACGCCCTCATCAAGTTCGACCTCTACATCACCATCCCCAATGGCCTCGGTGTGCTCTTCAGCATCGCCCAGCTCATCCTATACGGATGCTACTACAAGTCCACCCCAAAGAAGGCCAAGAACGTCGAGCTGCCAACCATCGCCGACAAAACCCTCAGCACCAACGTTTAG